The sequence cataaaaaaatattaaaaattgttatacaaacaaacatttggAAATTCGATAAAACGGAAAATTGTCGTATAGGCCATTCAACCTACGAAGTGCTTGACACGTGAATCTGACTCACACGTGTAATACTTCTTTGGAGTGTGACCCTTTGCTCACATATTATGCCAGTATCATTATTCCAGCCCTTTTTGATTTCCAGATTTTCGGAAGGTaggtacgttaaactgtaggtcccggctgtcatttaacatccttggcagtcagaagccagtaagtcttacctgtcaacttaaaaaacaaaatacacaaataatttattcctaACCTATACCATCACAAAGTCCACTTTTAGAACTGCCTTAAATTACTCGCTTAATAATATGTTTGTTCCCTCATCAACGTGCTAGGGGAAACCCTGCATAGTTAAAAGGATTGGCTCAAGGTTCAGAAAATCATAATAGTATAAAGTCCAACAGCTATCGTCTAAGAAAACTAATAATAGCAAAACGTTCGAGGGAAATCCAACATGTTATAATTACTCGAATACAAAGTCCATGTTTTGAGCTTCAagcaaaaactttaataagtGACTCAATCTCGATCATATGATTAGCATACAGTGAACTAACCCATTTTTTATGGTGGCATAAACTTTGGTGTTCAAAGCTCCTCAGTaagcttatttaaaaaactgttcAGGAATCACTGTCGTTaacacttttaattaaataaatctttttaagttttaaaatgttctcaGCGTTTATTATTTCTAATCGTCATTTTTTAAGGTGATAATGGCTATCAAAAAATACGTCAGGGTCCTCAGGGAATTATGGAGctaaatatgtttttagttACAGTCGTCAGTCCAGGGACATGCAGAATTACGCGATGCATAAATGCATTTTTGCCCGATACTCATACATGATCATTGTGCCCAAAATCTTCTTCCTCCTTAAAATAACAATACGAGATTTGGACTCATGAATATTTCACTGTgtgttttacaattaaatcACTCAAAGCATGTACCAAGGTACCTAATGCTGTAGAAAAAACAATAGAACCCACATAATTGCATTGTTTATGCGTTACAAAGTCTAAAGTGCGGGAAAAGATATTATCAATGCACTCTGATATGCTAGATTTTCCGGTTTTAGTTGCTAACTATGATTGCTATGATGATTCATAACTTGGTCTAGGTATTTGAAAAAACAACGGTTTAGATACATATGCCTGATCAATTCAATATAGGTAGACATTTCCTGATGGTATACTTGGACTACTCTCTGATAGCAACTGATTTTCATAATGTTGTACTTTTGCGGTGAATTTCAATAACTAACATTTGCATTACATTTGCGTATTAAAAAGATCAATTTTGCCTAATCTCTAGTAAGCTAATCAACACACATGACATGTACCTGGGTaatagaaataagaaaataaatacaaaactataATTGTTTCGATCGGTCCCTAAATACGTGTTCCAAACTGCAATGGCTAAGTCAGCTTCAACAAATAGTTACTCGAATATGCCTCATGTCATTGTTGAACGGAAACTTGTTCATTGttagcatttgtattgtaatgaagatGTAATTGATTTGTCTCCGTATCGAAGGTCTGTCTGCTTTACAGGATATTGGGTTTGCTTGCATTCCTTTGTTTTAGTATAAAACCCACCAAACGTCTTGGAAGTCATCACATTTTCAAGTTGAATTTCATTGTGAATTATCccttaatattttacaaaatgtttgctCAGACTCTTGTGTCTTTCGCTGTCTTGGCTCTGTTCAAAAGCGCATTAGTAAGAAATTGTTtgcctactaatattttaaagctgaagagtttgttagtttgcttgaacgtgctaaGCTCAGGAATTACTAAACGGGTTTGGAAATTCATTTCAGTTTTTTAAAGGCCATTTACCGAAGAGAGCTTTTTATTtgggtgcgcggagtagtttcACGGAGCGCGGGTGACACCGTTGATAGAAGCGAATTTATGACAAAAGAATTCACATTTAAAAAGCAGAAAAGTAAAACATCTTCTTAATCCTTTGTTTTCAGGCCATCAGTGATGACCTAAAAAGTCAAATACAAACCAAGTTTCTGACTGTGGGTGCCGAATGTTTGAAAGATCATCCTATCTCAATTGACGACGTGGCATCTTTCAAGAGCAAAGTATTTCCTGAAGGTGAAAATGCTGGTTGTTTCACTGCTTGCATTTTCAACAAACTTGGTCTGGTAAGTTGAAAAACTGAATAAAGTTGTAACTAATTAGATTTAGATGCATTCGTGTTAGTTTCAATTGAATGATCAAACAGAAACAAAGTGCGGGACACTTGAAGCCGGTATATAAAGAGATATATAAACCCCGTATGACAAATAGTCATAGAAATTATCAAGAAAGTACTATTGTttctaatatacctaattatcttATGAAAATTACAGAACCAAAGTCTCTTTCAGGGTGTAATctctatgtttttatttatatttatacttctTTCAGATCGACGATGAAGGAAAATTGTCTCACCTAACAGCCTTGGAAAATGCTAAGAAAGTATTTGAAGACGAGgaagaaattaaaaacattgaagCTTTTCTGACCACCTGTGCCGCCGGTAAGTCAAATCGCTATACGGCTTCATTTGAGGCATTAACTTACGAAAATGAAAACGcagtaacataattaattacttatttatttacagtaaatGACGAAGAAGTCTCAGATGGGGAAAAGGGTTGCGATCGCGCTAAGCTGGCTTACAACTGCTTTATCAAGAATATTGAACAGGTATATAGAACATTATATGTTGTTACCTACTGTGGCATTTTGTTTGTGCATAACTGCCTTACTCTTAGGCCTTCACTTCTAACGCtccatattgttattttattgtgcaTTTTGaactaaacaaattatttaccctaaaatcttaataatattataattttctctTGCAGCTCGGATTTGACATTGACTTTTAAGAAAAGGTGAGATGCAAGGGGTGCTGTTCAGATTGTAAATTAAGGCATATTACTCCTGAAAGCTGtaaacttcatattttataattattttagaacGAATTGCGGACttattgttagatttatttaaatgtatatttcattattaaagttattattcaaataatattgttgtattCTTTAGTACTATACGCTTCCTTC is a genomic window of Helicoverpa armigera isolate CAAS_96S chromosome 16, ASM3070526v1, whole genome shotgun sequence containing:
- the LOC110379338 gene encoding general odorant-binding protein 69a; the protein is MFAQTLVSFAVLALFKSALAISDDLKSQIQTKFLTVGAECLKDHPISIDDVASFKSKVFPEGENAGCFTACIFNKLGLIDDEGKLSHLTALENAKKVFEDEEEIKNIEAFLTTCAAVNDEEVSDGEKGCDRAKLAYNCFIKNIEQLGFDIDF